One window of the Equus caballus isolate H_3958 breed thoroughbred chromosome 2, TB-T2T, whole genome shotgun sequence genome contains the following:
- the TEX38 gene encoding testis-expressed protein 38 isoform X2 yields the protein MWLSLYFGFLGLCSVATGGFILLLHWRKNLRREERAQEWMEVMRTTAFTYSPLLYWINKRRHYGMNAAINTGPPPAVIKTETEVQNSAPLWELDISESGSYAAQGSSPKVEAPVPLQPELQVGPQQLLPSPMLQPQASSPFPILIFQELPFDFSLCHIPPMLNHSASYPLATCPEGNAYFYSLPTLALGDHCFNAKPFASEL from the coding sequence TTGTACTTTGGATTCCTGGGACTGTGTTCTGTGGCAACCGGCGGCTTCATTCTCCTTCTGCACTGGAGGAAGAACTTGCGGCGGGAAGAACGTGCCCAGGAGTGGATGGAGGTGATGAGAACCACTGCGTTCACCTACAGCCCGCTGTTGTACTGGATCAACAAGAGACGGCACTATGGCATGAATGCAGCCATTAACACAGGCCCTCCCCCTGCTGTCATCAAGACTGAGACTGAGGTCCAGAATTCAGCTCCTCTGTGGGAGTTGGACATCTCCGAGAGTGGGAGCTATGCAGCTCAAGGCAGCAGCCCCAAGGTGGAGGCCCCTGTTCCCCTGCAACCTGAATTGCAGGTGGGCCCACAGCAGCTCCTACCTTCCCCAATGCTGCAGCCCCAGGCCAGCTCTCCATTCCCAATTCTCATCTTTCAGGAGCTTCCCTTTGACTTTTCTCTGTGCCATATACCCCCAATGCTGAATCACTCGGCCTCCTACCCTTTGGCCACCTGTCCTGAAGGCAACGCCTACTTCTATTCCCTTCCCACACTGGCCCTTGGGGACCACTGCTTCAATGCCAAGCCTTTTGCTTCAGAATTGTAG
- the TEX38 gene encoding testis-expressed protein 38 isoform X1 has protein sequence MDSQQEDMSLPGVWLSLYFGFLGLCSVATGGFILLLHWRKNLRREERAQEWMEVMRTTAFTYSPLLYWINKRRHYGMNAAINTGPPPAVIKTETEVQNSAPLWELDISESGSYAAQGSSPKVEAPVPLQPELQVGPQQLLPSPMLQPQASSPFPILIFQELPFDFSLCHIPPMLNHSASYPLATCPEGNAYFYSLPTLALGDHCFNAKPFASEL, from the coding sequence TTGTACTTTGGATTCCTGGGACTGTGTTCTGTGGCAACCGGCGGCTTCATTCTCCTTCTGCACTGGAGGAAGAACTTGCGGCGGGAAGAACGTGCCCAGGAGTGGATGGAGGTGATGAGAACCACTGCGTTCACCTACAGCCCGCTGTTGTACTGGATCAACAAGAGACGGCACTATGGCATGAATGCAGCCATTAACACAGGCCCTCCCCCTGCTGTCATCAAGACTGAGACTGAGGTCCAGAATTCAGCTCCTCTGTGGGAGTTGGACATCTCCGAGAGTGGGAGCTATGCAGCTCAAGGCAGCAGCCCCAAGGTGGAGGCCCCTGTTCCCCTGCAACCTGAATTGCAGGTGGGCCCACAGCAGCTCCTACCTTCCCCAATGCTGCAGCCCCAGGCCAGCTCTCCATTCCCAATTCTCATCTTTCAGGAGCTTCCCTTTGACTTTTCTCTGTGCCATATACCCCCAATGCTGAATCACTCGGCCTCCTACCCTTTGGCCACCTGTCCTGAAGGCAACGCCTACTTCTATTCCCTTCCCACACTGGCCCTTGGGGACCACTGCTTCAATGCCAAGCCTTTTGCTTCAGAATTGTAG